The following coding sequences lie in one Flavobacterium sediminis genomic window:
- a CDS encoding DUF3592 domain-containing protein codes for MKLNKENINYYGVLFGVLVLILLLTIGNHSILEKYEPQEDWYGSLFLGIGLAAVIGFILSFISRVFFLIFSIKTTATITAVKESIASFKKLSEVYRGTENPIHDMFIEEKDIVYSYKFVFEANDGKRYFINSDRVQTTEKISENEQRDILYLKWNPNKAILDTFFTKWSWSLFFLIFSLTFCTIGGLMVTGNLK; via the coding sequence ATGAAGTTAAATAAAGAAAATATAAATTATTATGGAGTTCTGTTTGGAGTACTCGTTTTGATTCTCTTATTGACAATAGGAAATCATAGTATACTTGAAAAGTATGAACCACAAGAAGATTGGTACGGCTCATTATTTTTAGGAATTGGGTTAGCCGCTGTTATTGGCTTCATTTTATCATTTATATCGAGAGTATTTTTTCTCATTTTTTCTATTAAAACTACGGCTACAATAACAGCTGTTAAAGAAAGTATAGCTTCATTTAAAAAACTCTCGGAAGTTTACAGAGGAACGGAAAATCCCATACACGATATGTTCATTGAAGAAAAAGATATTGTTTACAGCTATAAATTTGTCTTTGAGGCTAATGACGGTAAACGCTATTTCATTAATTCCGATAGGGTTCAGACAACTGAAAAAATTTCAGAAAATGAACAAAGAGATATTTTATACCTGAAATGGAATCCGAATAAAGCTATTTTAGACACCTTTTTTACCAAATGGAGCTGGTCGTTATTTTTTTTAATCTTTAGTCTTACTTTTTGTACTATTGGCGGATTAATGGTTACCGGTAATTTGAAATAA
- a CDS encoding OsmC family protein, which translates to MEANVKAFIEQENYYTEITTGAHTIIADEPLDLGGKDKGFDPMELLAAALSACTLATLKMYMDRKNWTAQKIDVEIHLDNNRETRTTTFTRTLHFEGTDLTEEQIKRLHQIAEACPVHKALTGEITINTHIK; encoded by the coding sequence ATGGAAGCAAACGTAAAAGCCTTTATAGAACAAGAAAATTATTATACTGAAATTACAACAGGAGCCCACACTATCATTGCTGACGAACCTTTAGATCTGGGCGGAAAAGACAAAGGTTTTGACCCTATGGAGTTATTGGCCGCTGCACTTTCAGCTTGTACTTTAGCTACACTAAAAATGTATATGGATAGAAAAAACTGGACTGCTCAAAAAATAGATGTGGAAATTCACTTAGATAATAACCGTGAAACCAGAACGACTACTTTTACCAGAACTCTTCATTTTGAAGGTACCGATCTAACCGAAGAACAGATTAAAAGATTGCATCAAATTGCAGAAGCCTGCCCGGTTCACAAAGCCTTAACCGGGGAGATTACGATTAATACTCATATTAAATAA
- a CDS encoding (4Fe-4S)-binding protein, with product METKEYTNGEVTIIWQPKKCIHSGICVKTLPEVYNPKEKPWVKPEHASSQELIDQVAKCPSGALSTKK from the coding sequence ATGGAAACCAAAGAATATACAAACGGAGAGGTAACCATAATATGGCAACCGAAAAAATGTATCCATTCAGGGATTTGTGTTAAAACATTACCCGAAGTATATAACCCAAAAGAAAAACCATGGGTAAAACCAGAACATGCAAGTTCACAAGAATTGATCGATCAAGTAGCTAAATGTCCAAGTGGCGCTTTGAGTACAAAGAAATAA
- a CDS encoding pirin family protein — MKTKNIELVLAPPTPHFVGDGFRVHNFIPSAYHLDMERMDPFIMLDYNSKHFFSATDTPRGVGVHPHRGFETVTIAYEGKVEHHDSAGGGGIIGQGDVQWMTAASGVLHKEFHETEWAKDGGIFQMVQLWVNLPAKDKMSQPKYQAIQNSEMTRVDLGTNGLVEIIAGNYKDQKGPATTFSSVNMMNAKLQKGGKAEFEFPAHYNTAAIVIEGSIIVNGTEKVATDHFILFENEGEQFTFEALENSIVLVISGEPLKEPIAAYGPFVMNTQQQLVEAFNDYNEGKFGYLE; from the coding sequence ATGAAAACAAAAAATATAGAATTAGTATTAGCGCCCCCCACTCCTCATTTTGTCGGCGATGGTTTCCGAGTTCACAACTTTATCCCGAGTGCCTATCACCTAGACATGGAACGAATGGATCCTTTCATCATGCTCGATTATAACTCTAAACACTTCTTCTCCGCTACTGATACACCCCGTGGCGTTGGTGTACATCCGCACAGGGGATTTGAAACAGTAACTATTGCTTATGAGGGAAAAGTGGAACATCATGACAGTGCCGGAGGTGGCGGAATTATCGGTCAGGGCGATGTACAATGGATGACTGCTGCCAGCGGTGTTTTGCACAAAGAATTTCACGAAACAGAATGGGCTAAAGACGGAGGAATTTTTCAAATGGTTCAACTTTGGGTAAATCTGCCGGCAAAAGACAAAATGAGTCAACCTAAATATCAGGCGATTCAAAATAGTGAAATGACACGAGTAGATCTAGGTACAAACGGATTGGTTGAGATCATTGCCGGGAACTATAAAGACCAAAAAGGACCGGCTACCACTTTTAGTTCGGTTAATATGATGAATGCTAAACTCCAAAAAGGTGGAAAAGCCGAATTTGAATTTCCGGCACATTACAATACCGCAGCTATTGTTATTGAAGGAAGTATCATCGTTAACGGAACGGAAAAAGTAGCTACCGATCATTTTATATTATTTGAAAATGAAGGTGAACAATTCACTTTTGAAGCCTTAGAAAATAGTATTGTATTAGTCATTAGCGGTGAACCGCTTAAAGAGCCTATTGCCGCTTACGGACCGTTTGTGATGAATACGCAACAACAACTTGTAGAGGCTTTTAACGATTATAACGAAGGAAAATTCGGTTATTTAGAATAA
- a CDS encoding pirin family protein yields MSNIGLILEEKAADIGNFLVGRLLPFREKRQVGPFVFIDHMGPADLKDFQNLDVAPHPHIGLSTLTYLLEGSIFHRDSLGSAIEITPGAVNWMTAGKGVVHSERTPEYLRHTDKKLHGLQIWVALPKHLEQCEPTFQHIEASEIPAWQEDTTHFKLIAGKAFGKQSPVNVHSELYFIEIKSSEAVTLNIGEHLYGEVAMYVMEGNVNIEDNDYGTKQLLIAKNSKLCQFSMSENTTVYLFGGTPFAEEHFIYWNFVNSDKEVIERAKENWRDQNHEAFPKVPGDDKEYVPLPVNPFHKK; encoded by the coding sequence ATGTCAAATATCGGATTAATTTTAGAAGAAAAAGCCGCTGATATCGGCAATTTTTTAGTGGGAAGATTATTGCCTTTCCGTGAAAAAAGACAAGTAGGCCCATTCGTTTTCATTGACCACATGGGACCGGCAGATTTAAAAGACTTTCAAAATTTGGATGTAGCGCCGCACCCGCACATCGGGCTTTCTACTCTGACCTATTTGTTAGAAGGATCTATTTTTCATCGCGATAGTCTGGGAAGTGCCATTGAGATCACCCCCGGAGCTGTCAACTGGATGACTGCAGGAAAAGGCGTAGTTCATTCGGAACGAACTCCTGAATATTTACGCCATACGGATAAAAAGCTTCATGGCTTGCAAATCTGGGTGGCTTTACCCAAGCACTTAGAACAATGTGAACCTACATTTCAGCATATTGAAGCTAGTGAAATTCCTGCTTGGCAAGAAGACACTACTCATTTTAAATTAATCGCCGGAAAAGCTTTTGGCAAACAATCGCCTGTCAATGTCCACTCTGAATTGTATTTTATAGAAATTAAAAGTTCTGAGGCTGTCACTTTAAATATTGGCGAACATTTGTATGGTGAAGTGGCCATGTACGTTATGGAAGGAAATGTTAACATTGAAGACAATGATTATGGCACAAAACAGTTATTAATTGCTAAAAATTCAAAACTTTGTCAATTTAGCATGAGCGAAAACACAACCGTTTATCTTTTTGGCGGAACGCCTTTTGCTGAAGAGCATTTTATTTACTGGAATTTTGTCAATTCTGATAAGGAAGTGATTGAACGGGCTAAAGAAAACTGGCGCGACCAAAATCACGAAGCCTTTCCTAAAGTTCCCGGAGACGATAAGGAATATGTCCCGTTACCGGTTAATCCATTCCATAAAAAATAA
- a CDS encoding cupin domain-containing protein has protein sequence MKKYFIQKSPFVVPTTDGKLIEEHHGLTTDNKNISIAHMIAPPGWSEPFQTPEFDEYTYIIKGKKQFIIEEEIVVLETGQSIKIEKNTRIQYSNPFDEPCEYLAICLPAFNMESVHREE, from the coding sequence ATGAAAAAGTATTTCATTCAAAAATCACCTTTTGTAGTTCCCACCACTGACGGAAAGCTCATTGAAGAGCATCATGGACTAACCACTGATAATAAGAACATCTCAATTGCTCACATGATTGCACCACCGGGTTGGAGCGAGCCTTTTCAAACACCTGAATTTGATGAATACACTTATATTATCAAAGGGAAAAAACAATTTATAATTGAAGAAGAAATTGTAGTTCTGGAAACGGGTCAGTCCATTAAAATAGAAAAGAACACCCGAATCCAATATTCCAATCCGTTTGACGAACCTTGCGAATATTTAGCCATTTGCCTACCGGCCTTCAATATGGAAAGTGTTCACAGAGAAGAATAA
- a CDS encoding TlpA family protein disulfide reductase, with the protein MIKKYLLYLLTPSVLLSTFFTSCEKVFEPDNYVAYFGGEIINPQSTFVLFMKDGKVLDTLFLDKKNRFYKKFDSLTPGLYTFKCEPEYQYIYFEKNDSLMIRLNAFDFDNSLAFCGRGEEKNNFLIDLYLRNDRDKDKLFEAIDYNLNDFEHLIDSSYSSKKAFYLKRRAQIGWGSGFDSIAKASLDFNHYMKKEIYPFAHQFKTGEQVYEKLPENYYNYRKSLYYNNKNLTNFSPFIKYISALLSNITYSKNGGKFNENSLENNILKLNIADTLVKDHQIKNVILNNIAYMYLLEDQNMYNNKKFIDRYLELSTDKEQQKEVREISEAVQKLIIGKRLPDVHLVDQQNRTVPVEELTQNKETVIFFWTTNAESHLKSSHGKIAELKKRFPAVNFVAININDSEENWKKALKNFQLDQINEYKSTDFSDIKKKWVITKVHRVIVLNSDGTIKNGFANLFDINFHKNLQ; encoded by the coding sequence ATGATTAAGAAATACCTACTATATCTATTAACCCCATCTGTTCTACTTTCAACTTTTTTTACTTCCTGTGAAAAAGTATTTGAGCCGGATAATTATGTAGCATATTTTGGTGGGGAAATCATTAATCCGCAAAGTACTTTTGTACTTTTTATGAAAGACGGAAAAGTACTGGACACTCTTTTTCTTGACAAAAAAAACCGTTTCTATAAAAAATTTGACTCTTTAACTCCTGGCTTGTATACTTTTAAGTGCGAACCGGAGTATCAATACATTTATTTTGAAAAGAATGATAGTTTGATGATCCGTTTAAACGCTTTTGATTTTGACAATTCATTGGCTTTTTGCGGAAGAGGTGAGGAAAAAAACAATTTCTTAATTGACCTATACCTCAGGAACGATAGAGATAAGGACAAGTTATTTGAAGCAATTGATTACAACCTAAACGATTTTGAACACCTGATCGATTCCAGTTACAGCAGTAAAAAAGCTTTTTACTTAAAAAGAAGAGCTCAAATTGGCTGGGGTTCAGGATTTGATTCAATAGCTAAGGCTAGTTTAGATTTCAATCATTACATGAAAAAAGAGATCTATCCTTTTGCTCACCAGTTCAAAACAGGAGAGCAAGTGTATGAAAAATTACCTGAAAACTATTACAACTATCGTAAATCACTTTATTACAACAATAAGAACTTAACTAATTTTTCGCCATTCATAAAATACATCTCAGCTTTATTAAGCAATATTACTTATTCCAAAAACGGTGGGAAATTCAACGAAAACTCATTAGAGAACAATATCTTAAAACTAAATATTGCTGACACTTTAGTTAAAGATCACCAGATTAAAAATGTTATCTTAAACAATATTGCTTACATGTATTTACTGGAAGACCAAAACATGTACAATAATAAAAAATTCATTGATCGTTATCTTGAACTTTCTACCGATAAAGAACAACAAAAAGAAGTTCGCGAAATCTCCGAAGCCGTTCAAAAACTAATTATCGGAAAGCGACTGCCGGATGTTCATTTGGTCGATCAGCAAAACCGAACTGTTCCGGTAGAAGAATTAACACAAAATAAGGAAACAGTTATTTTCTTTTGGACTACAAATGCTGAATCGCATCTGAAGTCTTCTCACGGAAAAATCGCTGAACTTAAAAAACGATTCCCTGCCGTTAATTTTGTTGCTATCAACATTAATGACTCGGAAGAGAACTGGAAAAAAGCGCTTAAAAATTTCCAATTGGATCAAATTAACGAATATAAATCAACCGACTTTTCAGATATTAAGAAAAAATGGGTGATCACTAAGGTACACCGGGTAATTGTATTGAATTCGGATGGTACGATAAAAAATGGCTTTGCCAATCTGTTTGACATCAACTTTCATAAAAACTTACAATAA
- a CDS encoding ABC-F family ATP-binding cassette domain-containing protein yields MLTVSNLSVQFGKRILFDEVNVTFTQGNCYGIIGANGAGKSTFLKILSGEIEPTSGHVILEPGKRMSVLNQNHNLFDEHTVLETVMMGNKVLYKVKTEMDALYLDYSDENADRIGELQMQFDEMNGWNAESDAATLLSNLGIGDEFHYTLMGEMDAKLKVRVLLAQALFGNPDVLIMDEPTNDLDFETIGWLENFLANYENTVLVVSHDRHFLDAVCTHISDIDFGKITHYSGNYTFWYESSQLAARQRAQQNKKAEEKKAELEEFIRRFSANVAKSKQATSRKKMLEKLKVDDIKPSSRRYPAIIFEQEREAGDQILNIENLSASTEGEVLFKNVDLNVAKGDKIVVFSKDSRATTAFYEIINGNQQADSGKFEWGITTTQSYLPVENHDFFKSDLNLVDWLRQWAKTEEERDEVYVRGFLGKMIFSGEEALKKCNVLSGGEKVRCMLSRMMMIRANVLMLDEPTNHLDLESITAFNNSLKNFKGTVLFTTHDHEFAQTVANRVLEITPNGTIDRYMTFDDYLDDPKIKELRKTMYS; encoded by the coding sequence ATGTTAACAGTTTCTAATTTATCGGTTCAGTTTGGAAAGCGTATTTTGTTTGATGAGGTTAATGTGACTTTCACTCAGGGCAATTGTTATGGAATTATCGGAGCTAATGGTGCAGGAAAATCTACATTTTTAAAGATTTTATCAGGAGAAATAGAGCCCACATCCGGTCACGTTATCTTAGAGCCAGGAAAAAGAATGTCTGTTTTAAACCAGAACCATAACTTGTTTGATGAGCATACAGTTTTAGAAACTGTAATGATGGGGAATAAAGTGTTGTATAAGGTAAAAACTGAAATGGATGCATTGTATTTGGATTACTCCGATGAGAATGCCGACAGAATAGGGGAGTTGCAAATGCAATTTGATGAAATGAACGGATGGAATGCAGAAAGTGATGCTGCAACATTATTGTCGAATTTAGGGATAGGTGACGAGTTTCATTATACTTTAATGGGTGAGATGGATGCCAAATTAAAAGTCCGTGTGTTATTAGCACAGGCTTTATTTGGAAATCCTGATGTGTTGATTATGGATGAGCCTACGAATGACCTGGATTTTGAAACGATCGGATGGTTAGAGAACTTTTTAGCAAACTACGAGAATACCGTATTGGTTGTATCACATGACCGTCACTTTTTAGATGCGGTTTGTACTCATATTTCCGATATTGATTTCGGAAAGATCACTCATTATTCCGGTAATTATACCTTTTGGTACGAAAGTAGCCAGTTAGCAGCTCGTCAAAGAGCGCAACAAAACAAAAAAGCGGAAGAGAAAAAGGCAGAATTGGAAGAGTTTATCCGTCGTTTCAGTGCTAACGTGGCAAAATCAAAACAAGCGACCTCTCGTAAAAAAATGTTGGAAAAATTAAAAGTTGACGATATTAAGCCATCAAGCAGAAGATATCCGGCAATTATTTTTGAACAAGAACGTGAGGCAGGAGATCAGATCTTAAATATTGAAAACCTGAGTGCTTCTACTGAAGGCGAAGTTTTGTTTAAGAATGTCGATCTTAATGTAGCCAAAGGTGATAAGATCGTAGTATTCTCTAAAGATTCAAGAGCAACAACGGCTTTCTATGAAATTATCAACGGAAACCAGCAAGCGGATTCCGGAAAATTTGAATGGGGAATTACAACGACTCAATCGTATTTACCGGTTGAAAATCATGACTTCTTTAAATCGGATCTGAATTTGGTTGACTGGTTGCGTCAATGGGCAAAAACGGAAGAAGAGCGCGACGAGGTTTACGTTCGCGGTTTCCTTGGGAAAATGATTTTTTCCGGAGAAGAGGCCTTGAAAAAGTGTAATGTGTTGTCAGGAGGAGAAAAAGTACGTTGTATGTTATCCAGAATGATGATGATCAGAGCCAATGTATTAATGCTGGATGAACCGACCAATCACTTGGATTTGGAATCTATTACAGCTTTCAATAATTCGCTTAAGAATTTTAAAGGAACTGTTTTATTTACTACTCATGACCACGAGTTTGCACAAACGGTTGCCAACAGGGTACTGGAGATCACTCCGAACGGAACAATCGATCGTTACATGACATTTGACGATTATTTAGACGACCCGAAAATCAAAGAATTACGAAAAACAATGTATTCATAA
- the fsa gene encoding fructose-6-phosphate aldolase → MKFFIDTANLEQIKEAQELGVLDGVTTNPSLMAKEGITGKNNILKHYVDICTIVEGDVSAEVIATDFEGMIKEGEELAELHEQIVVKIPMTKDGIKACKYFSDKGIRTNVTLVFSAGQALLAAKAGATYVSPFLGRLDDISTDGLNLIEEIREIYDNYGFGTEILAASVRHTMHIVNCAKIGADVMTGPLSSILGLLKHPLTDIGLAQFLADYAKGNK, encoded by the coding sequence ATGAAATTTTTTATTGACACGGCTAATTTAGAGCAAATTAAAGAAGCTCAGGAATTAGGAGTTTTAGATGGGGTAACTACAAACCCATCATTAATGGCTAAAGAAGGTATTACAGGAAAAAACAATATCTTGAAACATTATGTGGATATCTGTACTATTGTAGAGGGTGACGTAAGTGCGGAAGTGATCGCTACTGATTTTGAAGGAATGATCAAAGAAGGTGAGGAGTTAGCAGAATTACATGAGCAAATTGTAGTTAAAATCCCTATGACTAAAGACGGAATTAAAGCGTGTAAATATTTTTCTGATAAAGGAATCAGAACCAATGTTACGTTGGTATTTTCTGCCGGTCAGGCTTTGTTAGCTGCTAAAGCGGGAGCTACTTATGTTTCTCCGTTCTTAGGTAGGTTAGATGATATTTCAACTGACGGGTTAAACCTGATCGAAGAGATCCGTGAGATCTATGATAATTATGGATTCGGAACAGAAATCTTAGCAGCGTCAGTTCGTCATACGATGCATATTGTTAACTGTGCTAAAATAGGAGCTGATGTAATGACAGGACCTTTGTCTTCAATTTTAGGATTGTTAAAACATCCGTTAACAGATATCGGTTTGGCTCAGTTCTTAGCTGATTATGCAAAAGGGAATAAATAA
- a CDS encoding NADPH-dependent FMN reductase, whose translation MKIVAFAGSTSSTSINRELVKFVLRSFPDDTVNLLDLNDFEMPVFSVDREKKGFPEQAHQFLAAIAESDVIICSMSEHNKNFTAAFKNIFDWCSRINVKVFQDKKMFLMSTSPGGYGGGNSMALAQKNFPAFGADIIESFSLPKFYENFDEENGVINPELLNELNAKIADFKQNVQ comes from the coding sequence ATGAAAATAGTAGCTTTTGCAGGAAGCACCTCTTCCACATCCATTAACCGTGAATTAGTCAAATTTGTATTGCGATCTTTTCCTGACGATACTGTTAATTTACTGGATCTTAATGATTTTGAAATGCCCGTTTTTTCAGTCGATAGAGAAAAAAAGGGATTCCCTGAGCAAGCTCATCAGTTTTTAGCAGCTATTGCCGAAAGTGATGTTATTATCTGTTCTATGAGCGAACACAACAAAAATTTCACAGCTGCTTTTAAAAATATCTTTGACTGGTGTTCACGAATCAATGTAAAAGTCTTTCAGGATAAAAAAATGTTCCTGATGAGTACTTCACCGGGCGGCTATGGCGGAGGAAATTCGATGGCTTTGGCACAAAAGAACTTTCCGGCTTTTGGCGCTGATATTATTGAAAGTTTTTCGTTGCCGAAATTCTATGAAAATTTTGACGAAGAAAATGGTGTGATCAATCCTGAACTTCTTAATGAACTAAATGCTAAAATAGCAGACTTTAAGCAAAACGTACAATAA
- a CDS encoding GNAT family N-acetyltransferase, with translation MEIIQHNTEKAGNFKALSDGKTAGLMTYTWAGPEKFIIDHTEVSPDFKGQGVGKKMVLAAVDYARKNNLKILPLCPFAKAVFEKDNSLSDVLF, from the coding sequence ATGGAAATCATTCAACATAACACTGAAAAAGCAGGGAATTTCAAAGCTCTTTCTGATGGCAAAACAGCAGGATTAATGACTTACACTTGGGCAGGACCTGAAAAATTTATAATTGATCACACCGAGGTTTCTCCCGACTTTAAAGGGCAAGGTGTAGGAAAAAAAATGGTTTTGGCTGCTGTCGATTATGCGCGTAAAAACAATTTAAAAATTTTACCTCTTTGTCCGTTTGCTAAAGCCGTTTTTGAGAAAGACAATAGTCTTAGTGATGTTTTGTTTTAA
- a CDS encoding SDR family oxidoreductase: MSKVVFITGGSSGIGKAVGVFLKNKGFTVYGTSRNPERFPDAEINLIALDVRDKGSIAKAIEEVVNQEGKIDVLINNAGVGITGPLEEIPAEEIKNNFETNLFGPIEVMKAVLPYMRDKKSGLIINVTSIAGYMGLPFRGVYSASKGALELVTEAMRMEVKPFGVQITNVAPGDFSTNIAAGRYHAPLVKGSAYEVTYGSTLEMMNEHVDAGSNPMEMAEAIYTIIQNPNPKIHYKVGAFMQKFSIVLKRILPDKVYEKLLMNHYKL; the protein is encoded by the coding sequence ATGAGTAAAGTTGTTTTCATAACAGGAGGTTCATCCGGAATTGGTAAAGCTGTTGGTGTTTTTCTTAAAAATAAAGGATTTACAGTATACGGAACCAGTAGAAATCCGGAACGTTTTCCTGATGCGGAAATTAACCTGATCGCTTTAGATGTGAGAGATAAAGGAAGTATCGCAAAAGCCATTGAGGAAGTAGTGAATCAGGAAGGAAAGATAGATGTGTTGATTAATAATGCCGGAGTAGGTATTACAGGGCCATTAGAGGAGATTCCTGCTGAAGAGATTAAAAATAATTTTGAAACCAATTTATTCGGTCCCATAGAAGTTATGAAAGCTGTTTTGCCATATATGCGTGACAAAAAATCAGGTTTGATTATTAATGTAACTTCGATAGCCGGTTATATGGGTTTGCCTTTCAGAGGAGTGTATTCGGCTTCAAAAGGAGCTTTAGAATTGGTAACAGAAGCAATGCGTATGGAGGTAAAGCCTTTTGGTGTTCAGATAACCAATGTGGCGCCCGGTGATTTTTCAACCAATATTGCTGCCGGACGCTATCATGCGCCTTTAGTAAAAGGATCGGCCTACGAAGTAACTTACGGAAGTACTTTGGAAATGATGAACGAACATGTAGATGCCGGAAGTAATCCGATGGAAATGGCAGAGGCTATTTATACGATCATACAAAATCCTAACCCGAAGATTCATTATAAAGTAGGCGCGTTTATGCAAAAATTCTCTATTGTATTAAAACGTATTCTTCCGGATAAAGTATATGAAAAATTATTGATGAATCATTATAAATTGTAA
- a CDS encoding TMEM175 family protein, whose amino-acid sequence MTTKRLEAFSDGVLAIIITIMVLEMKVPEGADFTALKPIIPKFISYILSFIYIGIYWNNHHHLFHVIQKVNGKLLWANLFLLFCLSLIPFSTGWMGENHFDKNPVALYGVNLFLCALAFILLEKSSIHYEGENSKLKIALKNYNKESLSLLLYFAGVILSYFIPIMSMLLYAGVALLWLIPDTRIEKTLNT is encoded by the coding sequence ATGACAACAAAGCGATTAGAAGCATTCAGTGACGGTGTTCTGGCTATAATCATTACCATTATGGTTTTAGAAATGAAAGTACCTGAAGGGGCCGATTTTACAGCTTTGAAGCCTATAATTCCTAAATTCATCTCTTATATCCTGAGTTTTATCTATATCGGAATTTATTGGAACAATCACCATCATTTATTTCATGTTATTCAAAAAGTAAACGGAAAACTGCTCTGGGCTAATCTTTTTTTACTGTTTTGTTTATCATTAATTCCGTTTTCAACCGGTTGGATGGGAGAAAATCATTTTGACAAAAATCCGGTTGCGCTGTATGGCGTCAATTTATTTCTGTGTGCTTTAGCCTTTATTCTTTTAGAAAAGTCTTCCATTCATTATGAAGGAGAGAACTCTAAATTAAAAATAGCTCTTAAAAATTACAATAAAGAAAGCCTGTCATTACTGCTTTACTTTGCCGGAGTCATACTCTCCTATTTTATTCCCATAATGAGTATGCTGTTATACGCCGGTGTAGCATTGCTTTGGCTTATTCCCGACACAAGGATCGAAAAAACACTTAACACTTAA